In Heliangelus exortis chromosome Z, bHelExo1.hap1, whole genome shotgun sequence, a genomic segment contains:
- the RFK gene encoding riboflavin kinase, with protein sequence MRHLPYFCRGEVVKGFGRGSKELGIPTANFSEQVVESFPSDIPTGIYYGWACVGNGDVHKMVLSIGWNPFFKNIKKSVETHIIHTFKEDFYGEILSIVITGYIRPEKNFDSLEALISAIQEDIQEAKRQLDLPEHLKLKGDNFFHLPEGKMNNH encoded by the exons ATGAGGCACCTGCCGTACTTCTGTCGCGGGGAGGTGGTGAAGGGCTTCGGCAGGGGCTCCAAGGAGCTGGGCATCCCCACCG CTAACTTTTCTGAGCAAGTAGTCGAAAGCTTTCCATCCGATATCCCTACTGGTATATACTATGGATGGGCCTGTGTTGGAAATGGCGATGTGCATAAAATGGTTTTGAGCATAGGATGGAATCCTTTCTTTAAGAATATTAAGAAATCAGTG gAAACGCACATTATCCACACCTTCAAAGAAGACTTCTATGGAGAAATTCTTAGTATAGTCATAACTGGATATATTCGAccagaaaaaaactttgatTCCTTAG AGGCCCTCATTTCAGCAATTCAGGAAGACATTCAAGAAGCGAAAAGGCAGCTAGATTTACCAGAACACCTTAAACTCAAAGGAGATAACTTCTTTCATCTTCCAGAAGGCAAAATGAACAACCACTGA